One Gossypium arboreum isolate Shixiya-1 chromosome 13, ASM2569848v2, whole genome shotgun sequence genomic window, aaggtagtCTATTTATTtcgattttttattattttcaaaaaaaagaaaataacagaaaataaaacaaaaagtttAGATCTTTACCTAACGTTTCGTCTCACCGCCGGCGTGGGTGGCCTCCCTGATTCGAAAGGTCTCCAAACCTCTTAAGGTTCGTCGAGAGCCTCATCGGATGAGAAAGAAACCAAAGGGTTTCATCTTCTTTTTTGAAGGTTTGATTCTTTTTAGAGGGTTTTGACCCTAGGATCACGTTCTACGCGTTgagaattttttaatttatacagCCCcctaaaacgacatcgttttggcaCGACACAAAAATTTGACCCAAATACCTTTAGGATCCGCACGTTTTCGCATGGAAGGTCTAATTGCCACtttggtccttccgcttttttgcCCCTTTTTGATTTCGtcctatttattttttatttgttttaatttcacccctttaattttaatttctttaaaagtcaATCCCTTGACGCACTGTTGGCCTAAGGGAATGACATGGGGTTGGGATAATTTCCCTCTGAGTCCCTATACGTTTCTtctcattttaatttaatcttttatgttttgttttcttataatttaggatttaaatttggttatattttcaatttagtcctttatttccctttctttattttttttgcaatccatgctttaaattttgtttaaatctcaatttagtccatttattTAATTCAACCATTCCtctcttttttctatttttattttttaacatttCTAGTTTATGTCATTTATATTTTTCCCtttaatttacatttttttatttttattttttcattaaatacaatattaattatatcataattATTTATTGTTAGCATCAttgattactattattattactattatagatgtattattatttattagcatgattactattattttattctcACTATTATTTTGCTATATTATAGTTCTGTTTTTTACCCATATAGTTATTTTGTTCTATTTCTGCCATTACTATAGTACGTAACATGCTTAAATATTTGTTCATCTTTGTACTATGCCCAAATAAATTAATTGTTCATcacattaaatgttatattcgtTTTTACCCGATGCATAAGAAACAACTAGAATCGTCTTTAATTAGGGGATTtgagaaatcgtaccctaacttacggggtacgATTTTTCTTGAACTGAGATAATCGAACATCCTTTTAAAATTCAAGACACATATAGGACTTATGTAATAATCAAATGGCGATTATTCTTATTTTCAAGAATTCGAGACGTCATGCCATAACTTACTGGGCATGATCTTTTCTTCTCAATTAACTAGAAATAAGAAGACCATttccataaaatttaatttagttaattagcgGTATTTTAATCAAATAACATCATGCAAAgagaggatcgtattttaaattctcttcGAATTTATAATTTTCGACGCTAAGACATCAAGTAATTAACTAGTACCAATTTTGGACATTATGAGAGTATTAATCCTTCCTCATATCTCAGTCAACATTCAGCTTATACTTACCCATCATTCTCATTTAATGTACAAATTAACATGTAGTGAAAATCTCAACAGATAATCTTAATCTATTAATTACTTACATCATGTTGCCAACCCCTCCATTCGATTCATCTTCATAAACACCTGTTTGATAATGTTTTGTAAGCGAAAATAAAATCAGAAATCTCGTATGGAAAGTGTCACTCATGGTGTTGCATTTGCACGAACATACAATTTTCtgtcattttttattattatttcgtaagATAAATAggtaatattgaaattaaattgttattagtaaaataaagtaaaaaataaatatcAATCTTCGACCCTTCtctgatatttatttttaaaataaaaaaataaaataaataatgagaTATATGAATCCACCAAATCGGTTTCTTCCAAATTTCGATTCATAAATAACGGCAACTATCTGCTCCTGCACGAGATCAGTTTCACCACCACTATCGGTTTCGGTTTCTTCCAACTTTCGATTCAAAAAGCGGTCATCCTCCGCATCATATCAGCTTCACTAATACTGTCGAATACGGTTTCGTCCGATAAATTCCGATCAGAAATAACGTCAAGTATCTGGTCCTGCAAGAAATCTATTAATCCCACAAGGTGCCCCACCTTTGGTGGTTGCATTTTCGATAAGGTTGGTCTAAGAACGACTTCCCCATCAACAAGCAAATGCCCTAATAAGAACAGGGAGATTAAATTTGTTGACAATGGCTGTAAGCAACAAACATCATCTTGAATTCTTTAAATTACCCACCTCCACAAATATCTTCGTTCCGATGTTGGACCTCTGAATCCCGATAAAAGCCTTCTACAAGGGGTAACCCTATATAAACATAACGCCAGTTGTAAACCATGAACCCTAATAAATGAGAACACCATGTAAACCCTAATAAATGAGAAATGAAATTACCTGAAAGTTCATGAGCCATCTCCTCAGAAATAAAAGCACGAAACCCAGCATACCACGATGTTGGACTAGAAACAGCGTATTCTCTTTTTCGCTTCCTCTTCACtacaaacaaaaaagaaaaataaaacccaTTTCTCAAATTCCCGGAAATGCCCAAATTTGAAGGAATTAACAACCTGCCAACAACAGAAGCGAGGGTTTTAACATAGAGATCGATCTGTTCCTGTAAGGAAGGTTCTTGGTCTTTCGGGAATCTGAAAGTGATAACCCAAAGATCATCATCACCACGTCCTCCAACTCTGTGGCTGCTATTTGAAACGCCAACCCTTGGATTCAATTGCGGTCTACGAAGGACTTTCCCATCAACAAACAAATCCCCTGAGAAAAAAGAGATTAAATTTGTTGACAATGGGAACTTCAATGGCTATAAGCAACAAACTTCATCTTTAAACTACCCACCTCCAAAATAATAATCTCGGCCACCGATAAACTCAGCTGGTAACACCCACCGTACATGAGGTAACCCTATAGAAACATAATGCCAATTGTATGAAAAAGATTGATTTTAGAACAAAGTAGATGCCTCATCAATTATAAGTTCAAACAATTGGGGAAGGGGGGGGGGGACCGTTTAAACCCTAATAAATTAGTATAGGAAGTAATAACATTGGGAGGTTTAAAACCCTAAAACAGCTAAGAAAACATCACACACAATGAAAGCCAATGTTAACTCTTactctctcttttctttctttctgaaAGCCCATTGTTTCAAAAAAACACAATTCTTCTTCCAATTACACTAAAAAAGGGAAAACCATGTAAGCCTTAAACCCTAATAAATGAGAAATGAAATTACCTATAACGTCATAAATAAAAGGCCCTGGGAAAAAAGCACGAAACCCAGTGTACCTCGTTGTACAAACAGAGTATATTCTCTTTTTCGCTTCCTCTTCACTACAAGATCAGaacaaacaaaaaagaaaaataaaacccaATTCTCAAATTCCCGGCGAAAAGCCAAAATTAATGAAATCTGaaggaattattattatttaaaaacctGCCGACTACAGAAGCGAGGGTTTTAACATAGGCATCGATCATTTCTTCTTCCAAAGGTTTTGGGCGTTGTGAGAATTCCAGAATGATAAGCCAATGTTCATAATCAACGGCTGCTGGTGGGTTACTCCAGTTAGGAGATGGGTCGTTCAAAGGCGAGTAGCCGGACCCAGATGTCTTGGTTCGGGTCAGGATTTTGGTTGCTTCGGGGATAAAAACTGGGGTTGAGTTGAGGAGAGCAACTGTGAGGCGAGAACGGGaaggaaaggaagaagaagaagtgaGGGCGCGGCTTAAAAGGGTTGATAGAGATCTTCGGGCGTTGAGGCAAGCCATTTTCCGGCAACGCTGGTTCTCTCTGATAATAAGCTTTGCTTCTGGGACACTACTAGATTGAGATTGTAATAAAGACCACCGGTTTACCGatttattgttttaaaaaaaaaaacagaaattttgtctcatatcatatcatattctccttttaatctaatttattagcacaatatcatatcatatcatatctttTTCTTAAAATCCCCAAGTCCGATTCTACCTAGCCTgtattaatttttctataaaaacTGAATTCCTAAAGCTTTTAATTATGAGCTTTCTTATTTTAAAAGATCCAATCTTGAAAACTTATGTTAGTACATCACCTCACTTAATTTCTAAACTTGTAATACAAAATATTTGACAAATCAAAAATAAGGAAACTAAACTGCAGTTGgttattaaataaatcaaaattgaaaattttcaatttaaggtTGAATAACACAAATaatatttgataaatttaaatCCTCATACCCAGTTTAAGACTTTTTACCAGACTAACATGAACATAACAAACCAATAGATAAAAATCAAACTTGTTCATTCATCTTGACTTTCCTTTCTCATCATCTAAACAAAAACACAAGAACGAACCATATTGCCAATTAGAAACCcaaacccaattttttttttacctttatcACTTATATCTTCAACAGGGAAAGCAACATCCTTGACATGGGCTTCAGCTACAGAAGCAGATTCTATAACAGGGTCAGGCTTCTTTTCAACCTGAGAATACGGTTCGGATGAGTAGAAGTGTAGAACCTGAGTCGACACCGAGTTGAAGCGGCGAGTGGGGAGAACGAGTGAACTGGGTTTTGGCTGGTTTTAGTGTAAGAGTGAAGAAAATTGTGAGAAGTGAGTGAAATTCCTATGGAGAAAACCCTTTTCATGGcttccaaagaaaaaaaaaaaaaaagtttgtagTATCCAAGTGTTTTCCCGTTCTTTGTTTTTCAATGTTTCTTCGATTTCATTTGAGGAGAAATGCTGGTTAGTTTTGGGTTGTTATTGTAGGCTTAGAACCCACCATAGGTTATGGCTGTTATAGTGGACCAATTTCAGGTTAGCATTCGGTTAGGCCCAGACcagttttcttcttctttttcattaataaatatattttttttggaGGTCCCTGTATTATAGAGACTAAATCAAATTAGTCTCTCtattattaaatggattaatttaatccctatattaAAAAGTCTAAATTTATAACAAATTTAACATTTACTATATACAAAATATCTTGAAAttcatttttttcaatttgatttaAATTCCAAACAAAAGtttgatttttattaaaaattaatttaatttagattAAATAGTAAATTGTTAAGCAAATTTTGTACAAGAATATGGTATGAAAAAAAGTGTAAAGAGGATCTGATTTTTAAAAAGAATAATAAAGCAAGTACTATATCATCTTTAATTTCTATTCACACCAAAGAATGAACTAATTGAGAATGTACTTGTGACTGTGGTATGTTAGCTGCAACTTGCAAGTGTTCCTTTTTAATTCTGCACTCTAGGAATGGATGCTTCTCTATCATAAAATTCTAGTCTTGAGCACAGATAAACTTGGGGTTCTCATTTCTTCAGTTTCTCCCAAGCCTGGAATTGTAGTTTCGAGGGTTTTGTGTTTGTACAACCAATCCCGGACCTCTTAGGCTGCTCTTGTAGCCCACTTGCATGTGGATCCTCTTTTAGAGTTAACCCTTTGAAGAATCAATTCATCAGGAAGGGCCTTCCACCTCATTATCTGCATGATTTTCATACCAATCCAGTTCTGAAGTAACGGTTTCCTCATCTATTGCACAAACATCCACTAAAGATGAATCCATCGGATTGTCATTGTTACAACTAGGCACAACAGCTACATTGTTTTTAGCTAAGGCAGTGGAACCTCCTTGACACGGTTTCATATTCCCCATGAATCAACTACTGTATTTGATCGATCGAGTCTTTGACACTGATCTAGTCAGCCTCGAAGTTAAAGTCATCTTCAGACGAGTTACATCTAAGATGGTTACTGCTTCTTTGCTTGTCAGCCAAATTTCCTTCCTCATCCACCGGAGTCATCTGAATGTAACGAAAACAAGCATTATCAGCAACAATACTCAGCACATCTTTTCATTTGCAAAAAGAACAGTACCTTTTCTTTTAACCTTGACGTTGTTAAGATCTACGCTGTTCTCCTTAGAAATGAAATGAAGTCGTTAAAGTTCTATTCTAaaaattataacatttttattcaggattgaataaaattttagacCATTTTTCGGGTCGGGTCAAGTCAAGTTTAACAGATGAGTCTAAAATTTTAGTTGAGTTCAATTCAAATTCGACTTGATCTAATTATGGACAGGTCTAGTTAAACATATTAAAACttatcaattttataaaaaatatttttaatatttttaattgttaaaaaTTAGTTTTTTTAAAGATGATTTGATTAAAAAGATTGAaatgaaaaactaaaataattattttaaagttGAAAAGTGaaatatgtaattatgttaatataataatataaatgcaTAGTACACAACTATACGTAATAAAAATGTAAGCAGTAGAAAGTTAAAAGTTAACAGGTGGTAATGTGAGAAACTAGTAGAGTCTAGTGTAGTGGGACAGTAAGGAGTAGGGACTAGCTCTATAGCTGGCTCTGCACTATCTTACCTTTGTTTGCTACCAAATGCTTCCTATCCCATGGAGTtgaaaaataaagtaaataaatatgTCATTGTTATTTGGatcaatggtttttttttttttttgagaaaattcGACTAGATTtataaaataagaaaacaaaacaaaattttactTGTCACTTGGCCTAAAACTCAAAACAAACAGGCCCTAACGCCAcacaaataaatcaaataaaaggAAAACAGACCCAAAAGCAGTAAAAGGACCACGGGCCACTAAAATaactaacaaaataaaataaaacaggaAACATAAACTCTAAAATATCTTCAGTAGACAGAAACAGCTGGACCACTTTAATAACATTTCTCTTTTCTCTGAATCGTCACTGCCATTAAAAGCAGAGCTATTCATATTTGCAGAAAAGACTCTGGCTCCCACCTTGGGAGCTGCTGTCAGATATTTAGATCGTACGCTCCATTCCATAGTAGAAAGGTAAAGAGATAGGAGAGTGAGGCTAGCTTTGGGCATCCCTTAAG contains:
- the LOC108450710 gene encoding organelle RRM domain-containing protein 1, chloroplastic-like isoform X1, yielding MACLNARRSLSTLLSRALTSSSSFPSRSRLTVALLNSTPVFIPEATKILTRTKTSGSGYSPLNDPSPNWSNPPAAVDYEHWLIILEFSQRPKPLEEEMIDAYVKTLASVVGSEEEAKKRIYSVCTTRYTGFRAFFPGPFIYDVIGLPHVRWVLPAEFIGGRDYYFGGDLFVDGKVLRRPQLNPRVGVSNSSHRVGGRGDDDLWVITFRFPKDQEPSLQEQIDLYVKTLASVVGRLLIPSNLGISGNLRNGFYFSFLFVVKRKRKREYAVSSPTSWYAGFRAFISEEMAHELSGLPLVEGFYRDSEVQHRNEDICGGHLLVDGEVVLRPTLSKMQPPKVGHLVGLIDFLQDQILDVISDRNLSDETVFDSISEADMMRRMTAF
- the LOC108450710 gene encoding multiple organellar RNA editing factor 3, mitochondrial-like isoform X2, which translates into the protein MACLNARRSLSTLLSRALTSSSSFPSRSRLTVALLNSTPVFIPEATKILTRTKTSGSGYSPLNDPSPNWSNPPAAVDYEHWLIILEFSQRPKPLEEEMIDAYVKTLASVVGSEEEAKKRIYSVCTTRYTGFRAFFPGPFIYDVIGLPHVRWVLPAEFIGGRDYYFGGDLFVDGKVLRRPQLNPRVGVSNSSHRVGGRGDDDLWVITFRFPKDQEPSLQEQIDLYVKTLASVVGRLLIPSNLGISGNLRNGFYFSFLFVVKRKRKREYAVSSPTSWYAGFRAFISEEMAHELSGLPLVEGFYRDSEVQHRNEDICGGPDT